Proteins from a single region of Ornithinimicrobium humiphilum:
- a CDS encoding LCP family protein produces MGYQEHGNEQARPATRREQRRARRHRPVRIAAWTVGALVLAAVVVVAGYAFMLQRTVADNITHEDLKADRDGVITIGPDGANQPGDGQDEGEGDPIEADDEEAAPIVGEDGEPIDISGVEIPVTTPERDAAAGDALNFLVIGSDSRDLSVERGRSDVIVLMHISDERDRVDLIHFPRDLFVPIAGTGGSSKINAAYSYGGAPLLLQTLQPLVDVPIDHVVIVNFESFKAMTDAIGGVDVQVTEGGGGFEAGVHHMNGEQGLKFVRERYSLSQGDISRGERQMQFVKAVMLKALSRETLTNPGRLASFIDAATTNLTVDESLQVSDMRNLGFSMRNIRGGDVHFWSGPWCGIDMHPVAGSIVVMAEQQMRTLSEHLRNDTMENYADEVSPRQGFGGSC; encoded by the coding sequence ATGGGGTACCAGGAGCACGGGAACGAGCAGGCCCGACCCGCGACGCGGCGCGAGCAGCGGCGTGCCCGACGGCACCGCCCGGTGCGCATCGCCGCGTGGACCGTCGGCGCCCTCGTGCTCGCCGCCGTGGTGGTCGTCGCGGGCTACGCCTTCATGCTGCAGCGCACTGTGGCGGACAACATCACCCACGAGGACCTCAAGGCCGACCGCGACGGCGTCATCACCATCGGACCCGACGGCGCCAACCAGCCCGGCGACGGCCAGGACGAGGGCGAGGGCGACCCGATCGAGGCCGACGACGAGGAGGCCGCACCGATCGTCGGCGAGGACGGCGAGCCCATCGACATCAGCGGGGTCGAGATCCCGGTCACCACGCCCGAGCGCGACGCCGCCGCGGGCGACGCCCTCAACTTCCTCGTCATCGGCAGCGACAGCCGCGACCTGTCGGTCGAGCGCGGCCGCTCCGACGTCATCGTGCTCATGCACATCAGCGACGAGCGCGACCGGGTCGACCTCATCCACTTCCCGCGCGACCTCTTCGTGCCGATCGCCGGCACGGGCGGCAGCTCGAAGATCAACGCCGCCTACTCCTACGGCGGCGCCCCGCTGCTGCTGCAGACCCTGCAGCCGCTCGTGGACGTGCCGATCGACCACGTCGTCATCGTCAACTTCGAGAGCTTCAAGGCGATGACCGATGCCATCGGCGGTGTCGACGTGCAGGTGACCGAGGGCGGTGGGGGCTTCGAGGCCGGCGTGCACCACATGAACGGCGAGCAGGGCCTGAAGTTCGTCCGCGAGCGCTACAGCCTGTCCCAGGGCGACATCTCCCGCGGCGAGCGGCAGATGCAGTTCGTCAAGGCCGTGATGCTCAAGGCGCTCTCGCGCGAGACGCTGACCAACCCCGGCCGGCTGGCGTCCTTCATCGACGCCGCGACGACCAACCTCACCGTGGACGAGAGCCTCCAGGTCTCCGACATGCGCAACCTCGGCTTCTCCATGCGCAACATCCGCGGCGGCGACGTGCACTTCTGGAGCGGCCCGTGGTGCGGCATCGACATGCACCCGGTCGCCGGCTCCATCGTCGTCATGGCCGAGCAGCAGATGCGGACGCTCAGCGAGCACCTGCGCAACGACACCATGGAGAACTACGCCGACGAGGTGTCGCCCCGGCAGGGCTTCGGCGGCAGCTGCTGA
- a CDS encoding FABP family protein, whose protein sequence is MPITIDPTMHPDNAPLAWMIGSWAGAGVVGYPSIESRHFGQEIDVTHDGRPFLQWTSRTWLLDENGQKQREAAIETGFWRPLPDGEVELLLTHPTGIVEMYHGRTSPAKVEVRTDGVIRSPHAKEYSAAHRLYGYVNGAMMWVMDMAATGHPLQSHVSAELRRV, encoded by the coding sequence GTGCCCATCACGATCGATCCGACCATGCACCCCGACAACGCGCCCCTGGCGTGGATGATCGGCTCGTGGGCGGGCGCCGGCGTCGTCGGCTATCCCTCCATCGAGTCGCGCCACTTCGGCCAGGAGATCGACGTCACGCACGACGGGCGACCGTTCCTGCAGTGGACCTCCCGCACCTGGCTGCTCGACGAGAACGGCCAGAAGCAGCGCGAGGCGGCGATCGAGACCGGCTTCTGGCGCCCCCTGCCCGACGGCGAGGTGGAGCTGCTGCTCACGCACCCCACGGGGATCGTCGAGATGTACCACGGCCGCACCAGCCCGGCGAAGGTCGAGGTGCGCACCGACGGCGTCATCCGCAGCCCGCACGCCAAGGAGTACTCCGCGGCGCACCGTCTCTACGGCTACGTCAACGGCGCGATGATGTGGGTCATGGACATGGCGGCCACCGGCCACCCCCTCCAGTCGCACGTCTCCGCCGAGCTCAGGCGCGTCTGA
- a CDS encoding winged helix-turn-helix transcriptional regulator translates to MADLVLLTPRTPADTAVPEVAPSLGLLPHTVTARPMDVGPLATGVEPDLVVVDAVTDLVAARGTVRSLETVGLSCPVLVVVSVDGLSVIDERWPMDDLVLCTAGPAEISARVRLLLARPRPGAPGTQGAAEDGAEPETIRVADVVVDEASWSVRAGGVPLDLTFKEFELLRYLVQRPGRVVTRDILLQEVWGLDYYGGTRTVDVHIRRLRAKLGPERESLIGTIRGVGYRFSGPRGDES, encoded by the coding sequence GTGGCCGACCTGGTCCTCCTCACCCCCCGCACCCCGGCCGACACCGCGGTGCCCGAGGTAGCGCCCAGTCTCGGCCTCCTGCCCCATACCGTCACGGCCCGCCCGATGGACGTCGGGCCCCTCGCCACCGGCGTCGAGCCGGACCTCGTCGTCGTCGACGCGGTCACCGATCTCGTCGCCGCCCGCGGCACGGTGCGCTCGCTGGAGACGGTCGGCCTGTCCTGCCCCGTGCTCGTCGTCGTCTCCGTCGACGGCCTGTCGGTGATCGACGAGCGCTGGCCGATGGACGACCTCGTGCTCTGCACGGCCGGCCCTGCGGAGATCTCGGCGCGGGTGCGCCTGCTGCTGGCCCGGCCCCGCCCGGGCGCGCCCGGCACGCAGGGTGCCGCCGAGGACGGCGCCGAGCCGGAGACCATCCGGGTCGCCGACGTCGTGGTCGACGAGGCCAGCTGGAGCGTGCGCGCCGGTGGCGTGCCGCTGGACCTGACGTTCAAGGAGTTCGAGCTGCTGCGCTACCTCGTGCAGCGCCCGGGACGCGTGGTCACGCGCGACATCCTCCTGCAGGAGGTCTGGGGGCTGGACTACTACGGCGGCACGCGCACCGTGGACGTCCACATCCGGCGGCTGCGGGCCAAGCTCGGGCCGGAGCGCGAGTCCCTCATCGGCACCATCCGCGGCGTGGGCTACCGCTTCAGCGGGCCACGCGGCGACGAGTCCTGA
- the mshD gene encoding mycothiol synthase, producing the protein MSGQSPTVEELTALPPRLSGDILALAVRAAQHDGVRPLSEQTVLQARRLPGEELVPTSTHLVVLDRPGEINARVLAYGHVDESDPDAPSGEIVVDPEHRRHGLGGLLLDHVLERWPNVRLWSHGDLPDARRLYESRRLTVVRELWQMSRPLAGEWAELPEEVSVPEGFAVRTFRVGEDEEAWLAVNARSFASHAEQGRMTLTDLKERQQEPWFDPNGFLLVEDTTDVDPDGRARLAAFHWTKVEQANGGPLTGEVYVVGVDPDYQGRGLGRAVTVLGLQHLRNVGVDTATLYVDGDNAAAIATYGRIGFERSAVDVMYAAGTPGS; encoded by the coding sequence ATGTCTGGCCAGAGCCCCACCGTCGAGGAGCTGACCGCCCTCCCGCCCCGTCTCTCCGGAGACATCCTCGCGCTGGCCGTCCGGGCCGCGCAGCACGACGGGGTGCGCCCGCTGTCCGAACAGACGGTGCTGCAGGCCAGACGTCTGCCCGGCGAGGAGCTCGTGCCCACGTCCACCCACCTGGTGGTGCTCGACCGCCCGGGCGAGATCAACGCGCGGGTGCTGGCCTACGGCCACGTCGACGAGTCGGACCCGGACGCCCCGTCCGGCGAGATCGTCGTCGACCCCGAGCACCGCCGCCACGGCCTCGGCGGGCTGCTGCTCGACCACGTCCTCGAGCGCTGGCCGAACGTCCGGCTCTGGTCCCACGGGGACCTCCCCGACGCCCGTCGGCTCTACGAGTCGCGCCGCCTGACGGTCGTCCGCGAGCTGTGGCAGATGAGCCGCCCGCTCGCCGGCGAGTGGGCCGAGCTGCCCGAGGAGGTCTCGGTGCCGGAGGGCTTCGCCGTGCGCACCTTCCGCGTGGGCGAGGACGAGGAGGCCTGGCTCGCGGTCAACGCCCGCTCCTTCGCCTCCCACGCCGAACAGGGCCGGATGACCCTGACGGACCTCAAGGAGCGCCAGCAGGAGCCGTGGTTCGACCCCAACGGCTTCCTCCTCGTCGAGGACACCACCGACGTCGACCCCGACGGCCGGGCCCGCCTCGCCGCCTTCCACTGGACCAAGGTCGAGCAGGCCAACGGCGGCCCGCTCACCGGCGAGGTCTACGTCGTCGGCGTCGACCCCGACTACCAGGGCCGCGGGCTCGGACGGGCCGTCACCGTCCTCGGCCTGCAGCACCTGCGCAACGTGGGCGTCGACACGGCCACCCTCTACGTCGACGGCGACAACGCCGCCGCCATCGCCACCTACGGACGGATCGGCTTCGAGCGCTCCGCCGTGGACGTCATGTACGCCGCGGGGACGCCAGGGTCGTGA
- a CDS encoding NUDIX hydrolase → MSSPPHVVRAAGVLPYRQVDGVLQVALVHRPKYDDWSWPKGKLDAGEDWAAAAARETLEETGLRVRLGMPLPESCYPLSGGQTKQVRYWAGEVVGGNGKLEHEVDDVAWLSPTPAGRRLSHRRDQEQLEALVGLHDAGLLATWPLLVVRHAHAIPRGSWGRPDPLRPLTDVGRRRARRMQGLLDAYAPTRVLTSPSVRCVDTVAPWATSRGVRLVAKRGLSEEGHAEAPEKVLRHLDRICRSAQPTALCTHGPVLGPLLEGLAERAAPDLSRGSKRLLARLVDVKLDKGEVLACTMHGVGADARVVAVERHRPPR, encoded by the coding sequence GTGAGCTCGCCGCCGCACGTGGTGAGGGCCGCCGGGGTCCTGCCCTACCGCCAGGTCGACGGCGTCCTGCAGGTCGCGCTGGTGCACCGGCCGAAGTACGACGACTGGTCCTGGCCCAAGGGCAAGCTCGACGCCGGCGAGGACTGGGCGGCGGCCGCCGCCAGGGAGACGCTGGAGGAGACCGGGCTCCGGGTCCGTCTGGGTATGCCGCTGCCCGAGTCCTGCTACCCGCTCTCCGGCGGCCAGACCAAGCAGGTCCGCTACTGGGCCGGCGAGGTCGTCGGGGGGAACGGCAAGCTCGAGCACGAGGTCGACGACGTCGCCTGGCTCTCCCCCACGCCGGCCGGGCGCCGGCTCTCGCACCGCCGCGACCAGGAGCAGCTCGAGGCGCTGGTGGGCCTGCACGACGCGGGGCTGCTGGCCACGTGGCCGCTGCTGGTCGTCCGGCACGCGCACGCCATACCCCGTGGGTCGTGGGGCCGGCCGGACCCGCTGCGCCCGCTCACCGACGTGGGCCGCCGTCGGGCGCGGCGGATGCAGGGCCTCCTCGACGCCTACGCCCCCACCCGGGTGCTGACCAGCCCGTCCGTGCGCTGCGTCGACACGGTCGCCCCCTGGGCGACCTCCCGCGGTGTGCGGCTGGTGGCCAAGAGGGGACTCTCCGAGGAGGGCCACGCCGAGGCGCCGGAGAAGGTGCTGCGCCACCTCGACCGGATCTGCCGGTCGGCCCAGCCCACGGCCCTGTGCACGCACGGCCCCGTCCTCGGCCCGCTGCTGGAGGGCCTGGCGGAGCGGGCTGCCCCGGACCTCTCCCGCGGCTCCAAGCGGCTGCTCGCGCGCCTGGTCGACGTCAAGCTCGACAAGGGTGAGGTGCTGGCCTGCACGATGCACGGCGTCGGCGCGGACGCCCGTGTGGTCGCGGTCGAGCGGCACCGCCCTCCGCGCTGA
- the treZ gene encoding malto-oligosyltrehalose trehalohydrolase, with protein sequence MNQHHYRLWSPLAGGVELLLGADASTTVPMTRGADGWWTAEADPGDGRYAFRVDDGIAIPDPRSRRQPDGVHAPSALVDTSAFSWTDSGWRGVELEGAVVYELHVGTFSPEGTFDGIVEHLDHLRDLGVTVIELMPVAAFPGRHGWGYDGVAPYAVHEPYGGPEGLARLVDAAHAAGLAVWLDVVHNHLGPSGNYLSLAGPYFTDRRHTPWGQAVNLDGPLSDEVRAYLLDNVRMWLEDYHLDGLRLDAVHELHDDRAIHLLEEMAALADEISGRTGVPRMLVAESDRNDPATVTPRATGGAGGLGLHGQWADDVHHALHTALTGESQGYYGDFAADPDALVTVLGSSPFLHAGTYSSFRGRVHGRPVDPAVTPGWRYVAALQTHDQVGNRAAGDRIGHGIPPGRQAAGAALLLTSPWTPMLFMGEEWGASTPWQYFTDHEEEELATAIREGRRREFASHGWSQEVPDPQAESTVRASTLDWDEVRREPHATMLDWYRTLLRLRRELPALRGPLGEGEVRREPAGDGEVVTVRRGDVEVVVVLGDGRLERPAEGHLRASFGEVALGDGTLVVGPDSAAILQVRP encoded by the coding sequence GTGAACCAGCACCACTACCGGCTCTGGTCGCCGCTCGCGGGGGGAGTGGAGCTGCTGCTCGGGGCGGACGCCTCGACGACGGTGCCGATGACGCGCGGGGCCGACGGGTGGTGGACGGCGGAGGCCGACCCGGGCGACGGGCGCTACGCCTTCCGCGTCGACGACGGCATCGCCATCCCGGACCCGCGCTCGCGGCGGCAGCCCGACGGGGTGCACGCGCCGAGCGCGCTCGTCGACACCTCCGCCTTCTCCTGGACCGACTCGGGCTGGCGCGGGGTGGAGCTCGAGGGCGCGGTCGTCTACGAGCTGCACGTCGGCACCTTCAGCCCCGAGGGGACCTTCGACGGGATCGTCGAGCACCTCGACCACCTCCGCGACCTCGGGGTCACGGTGATCGAGCTGATGCCGGTCGCGGCCTTCCCCGGGCGGCACGGCTGGGGCTACGACGGCGTCGCACCGTATGCCGTGCACGAGCCCTACGGCGGCCCCGAGGGTCTCGCCCGGCTCGTCGACGCGGCGCACGCGGCGGGTCTGGCCGTGTGGCTCGACGTGGTCCACAACCACCTGGGTCCAAGCGGCAACTACCTCTCGCTCGCGGGGCCCTACTTCACCGACCGCCGCCACACGCCGTGGGGGCAGGCCGTCAACCTCGACGGGCCGCTCTCGGACGAGGTGCGCGCCTACCTGCTCGACAACGTGCGGATGTGGCTGGAGGACTACCACCTCGACGGGCTGCGGCTCGACGCCGTCCACGAGCTGCACGACGACCGGGCGATCCACCTGCTCGAGGAGATGGCGGCGCTCGCCGACGAGATCTCCGGGCGCACCGGTGTGCCCCGGATGCTCGTGGCCGAGTCCGACCGCAACGACCCCGCGACCGTGACGCCGCGCGCGACCGGCGGCGCGGGTGGGCTCGGGCTGCACGGGCAGTGGGCCGACGACGTCCACCACGCGCTGCACACGGCGCTGACGGGCGAGTCCCAGGGCTACTACGGCGACTTCGCAGCCGACCCGGACGCGCTGGTCACCGTGCTGGGCAGCAGCCCCTTCCTGCACGCCGGCACCTACTCCTCCTTCCGCGGACGGGTGCACGGGCGGCCGGTGGACCCGGCGGTCACCCCCGGCTGGCGCTACGTCGCCGCGCTCCAGACCCACGACCAGGTCGGCAACCGTGCCGCGGGCGACCGCATCGGGCACGGCATACCCCCGGGCCGGCAAGCGGCCGGTGCCGCGCTGCTGCTGACGTCTCCCTGGACCCCGATGCTCTTCATGGGGGAGGAGTGGGGCGCCTCTACGCCGTGGCAGTACTTCACCGACCACGAGGAGGAGGAGCTGGCGACGGCGATCCGCGAGGGGCGGCGGCGCGAGTTCGCCTCCCACGGCTGGTCGCAGGAGGTGCCCGACCCGCAGGCGGAGTCGACGGTGCGGGCGTCGACGCTGGACTGGGACGAGGTGCGGCGGGAGCCGCACGCGACGATGCTGGACTGGTACCGCACGCTGCTGCGGCTGCGGCGCGAGCTGCCCGCCCTGCGCGGGCCGCTCGGCGAGGGCGAGGTGCGACGCGAGCCTGCCGGCGACGGCGAGGTGGTGACGGTGAGGCGAGGAGACGTGGAGGTCGTGGTGGTGCTGGGTGACGGACGGCTGGAGCGACCCGCGGAGGGTCACCTGCGCGCGTCCTTCGGCGAGGTGGCGCTGGGCGACGGCACGCTGGTCGTCGGCCCCGACTCGGCGGCGATCCTGCAGGTCCGTCCGTGA
- the treY gene encoding malto-oligosyltrehalose synthase — protein sequence MTHPDPSGRRPLTATYRMQLHSGFPFTDALGVLPYVEALGVSHVYLSPVLTATPGSEHGYDVLDHTTVSPELGGRAGLERLAAETHARGMGVVVDIVPNHMAIVPEVWRNAPLWEVLSRGRHAPRAHWFDVDWDHLGGRFGLPVLGRPLEEVLADGELTVGTGRDDEGPAAGTPVLRYYEHVLPLAPGTADLADDLPALLEAQHWQLACWLEAPEVLNYRRFFEVSSLLGVRVEEPDVFEATHAELLDLHHAGVVDGFRIDHPDGLADPQGYLAMLRDRLRPGSPVWVEKILEGTERLPSDWACHGTTGYDANAAVLGAMVDPTTASAVSTAWFATGGEPDLEVEVERCKRLAVETLLRPEVGRLVRRAREALPGHDEHRLRAALGELLVGVHVYRAYVRPDDPADRTSSDDPERPLLEALSRARLTRPDLDTELVDLAEVLRRPGSGAARDLCVRFQQTTGPVMAKGIEDTAFYRWHRLVALNEVGADPAVGEHPEDAVERLHTWARHQAEHWPLGMTTLSTHDTKRSEDVRARILAVAGDADAWRELSAASAAAASRHGVDAPTAHLVWQTLVGAGRVAHDRLHDYLIKAVREAKLHSTWIEPDEDYEARVLALADEMVGEDGEVSTAIGAAVRDNYPTIRTLTLAQKVIQLTLPGVPDTYQGTGLVDLSLVDPDNRRPVDYAERVERLRRLDETGDRTDLSDEVLWVTSRVLRLRSWLPQAYGPGASYEPVAADPSPHVLGFLRGGVAATLTLRAPRALGAAGGLGQTRVLLPPGHWRDALSGADHHVGDEGVLAVDVFATAPAAVLVRATDLEEGPR from the coding sequence ATGACGCATCCTGACCCGAGCGGGCGCCGCCCGCTGACCGCGACCTACCGGATGCAGCTGCACTCCGGCTTTCCCTTCACCGACGCCCTCGGCGTGCTGCCCTACGTCGAGGCGCTGGGCGTCAGCCACGTCTACCTCTCGCCGGTGCTCACCGCCACGCCCGGCTCCGAGCACGGCTACGACGTCCTCGACCACACCACCGTGAGCCCCGAGCTGGGCGGCCGCGCCGGGCTCGAGCGCCTCGCCGCCGAGACCCACGCCCGAGGCATGGGGGTCGTGGTCGACATCGTCCCCAACCACATGGCGATCGTGCCCGAGGTCTGGCGCAACGCCCCCCTCTGGGAGGTGCTCTCCCGGGGCCGTCACGCGCCGCGGGCGCACTGGTTCGACGTCGACTGGGACCACCTCGGCGGTCGCTTCGGCCTGCCGGTGCTCGGTCGCCCGCTGGAGGAGGTGCTCGCCGACGGCGAGCTGACGGTCGGCACCGGGCGGGACGACGAGGGCCCGGCCGCGGGGACCCCGGTGCTCCGCTACTACGAGCACGTGCTCCCGCTCGCGCCCGGCACCGCCGACCTCGCCGACGACCTGCCCGCACTCCTCGAGGCCCAGCACTGGCAGCTCGCCTGCTGGCTGGAGGCGCCCGAGGTGCTCAACTACCGCCGGTTCTTCGAGGTGAGCAGCCTGCTCGGCGTCCGGGTCGAGGAGCCGGACGTCTTCGAGGCCACCCACGCCGAGCTGCTCGACCTGCACCACGCGGGCGTCGTCGATGGCTTCCGCATCGACCACCCCGACGGCCTTGCCGACCCGCAGGGCTACCTGGCGATGCTGCGCGACCGGCTGCGCCCCGGCAGCCCCGTCTGGGTCGAGAAGATCCTCGAGGGCACCGAGCGGCTGCCGTCCGACTGGGCCTGCCACGGCACGACCGGGTATGACGCGAACGCCGCCGTGCTCGGGGCGATGGTCGACCCCACGACCGCCTCCGCCGTGAGCACCGCGTGGTTCGCCACCGGCGGCGAGCCCGACCTCGAGGTCGAGGTGGAGCGCTGCAAGCGCCTGGCCGTGGAGACGCTCTTGCGCCCGGAGGTGGGTCGGCTCGTGCGCCGCGCCCGCGAGGCGCTGCCCGGCCACGACGAGCACCGGCTGCGGGCCGCGCTGGGCGAGCTGCTCGTCGGCGTGCACGTCTACCGCGCCTACGTCCGGCCCGACGACCCCGCCGACCGGACGTCGTCCGACGACCCCGAGCGCCCGCTGCTCGAGGCGTTGTCGCGGGCGCGCCTGACCCGGCCCGACCTCGACACCGAGCTGGTCGACCTCGCGGAGGTGCTGCGCCGCCCGGGCTCGGGCGCCGCGCGGGACCTGTGCGTCCGCTTCCAGCAGACCACCGGGCCGGTCATGGCCAAGGGCATCGAGGACACCGCCTTCTACCGCTGGCACCGCCTGGTCGCCCTCAACGAGGTCGGGGCCGACCCCGCGGTGGGGGAGCACCCGGAGGACGCGGTCGAGCGACTGCATACCTGGGCCCGCCACCAGGCCGAGCACTGGCCCCTCGGCATGACCACGCTGTCCACCCACGACACCAAGCGCAGCGAGGACGTGCGGGCACGCATCCTCGCCGTCGCCGGCGACGCCGACGCCTGGCGCGAGCTGTCGGCCGCCTCGGCCGCGGCCGCCTCGCGGCACGGCGTCGACGCACCCACCGCGCACCTGGTGTGGCAGACCCTGGTCGGGGCCGGCCGGGTCGCCCACGACCGGCTGCACGACTACCTGATCAAGGCGGTGCGCGAGGCCAAGCTCCACAGCACCTGGATCGAGCCCGACGAGGACTACGAGGCGCGGGTGCTCGCGCTCGCCGACGAGATGGTCGGCGAGGACGGCGAGGTGAGCACGGCGATCGGTGCCGCGGTCCGCGACAACTACCCGACGATCCGCACGCTCACCCTGGCGCAGAAGGTCATCCAGCTCACGCTGCCCGGCGTGCCCGACACCTACCAGGGCACCGGCCTCGTCGACCTCAGCCTGGTCGACCCCGACAACCGGCGGCCGGTGGACTACGCCGAGCGGGTCGAGCGGCTGCGCCGCCTGGACGAGACCGGCGACCGCACCGACCTCTCCGACGAGGTGCTGTGGGTGACCTCGCGGGTCCTGCGGCTGCGCAGCTGGCTGCCCCAGGCCTACGGGCCCGGCGCCTCCTACGAGCCGGTGGCGGCCGACCCGTCGCCGCACGTCCTGGGCTTCCTGCGGGGCGGGGTCGCCGCCACGCTGACGCTGCGGGCACCCCGGGCGCTGGGCGCCGCGGGCGGGCTGGGGCAGACCCGCGTCCTGCTGCCGCCGGGCCACTGGCGCGACGCGCTCAGCGGGGCCGACCACCACGTGGGAGACGAGGGCGTGCTCGCCGTCGACGTCTTCGCCACCGCACCGGCCGCGGTGCTCGTGCGGGCCACCGATCTGGAGGAGGGACCACGGTGA
- a CDS encoding lipoyl domain-containing protein codes for MTDLHFPQLSAERPDATGVLATWYAADGDAVAEGQLVAEVQLDKVDAEVLAPASGTIRLLVPEGEEVAQGSRIAEIT; via the coding sequence GTGACCGACCTGCACTTCCCCCAGCTCAGCGCCGAGCGCCCGGACGCCACCGGGGTCCTGGCCACCTGGTACGCCGCCGACGGCGATGCCGTGGCCGAGGGTCAGCTCGTCGCCGAGGTGCAGCTGGACAAGGTCGACGCGGAGGTGCTCGCCCCCGCCTCCGGGACCATCCGGCTGCTGGTCCCCGAAGGGGAGGAGGTGGCCCAGGGCTCCCGGATCGCCGAGATCACGTAG
- a CDS encoding alpha-ketoacid dehydrogenase subunit beta → MTTTAAPTTRRLNTAKAMAEAIAQEMRANPEVFYLGEDVGPYGGIFGSTTGLFEEFGPSRIIDTPISETAFIGLGIGAAVEGMRPIVELMFADFMGVCLDQIYNHMAKIHFESGGNVTVPMVLTTAVGGGYSDGCQHSQTLWGTFAHLPGMKVVVPSNPADAKGLMTSAIRDDAPVVYMFHKGVMGLPWMAKNRRSIDVVPEGEHVVPIGKAAVAREGGDVTVVTLSLSVHHTLDVAEQLEGEGVSVEVIDLRSLVPLDRETVLASVAKTGRLVVVDEDYHSFGLSGEILASVVEADPGLLRAAPRRVTTPDAPIPYAHGLEQAVLPLHDRITAAIREVLA, encoded by the coding sequence ATGACGACCACCGCCGCACCCACCACCCGCCGGCTCAACACCGCCAAGGCGATGGCCGAGGCGATCGCCCAGGAGATGCGTGCCAACCCCGAGGTCTTCTACCTGGGCGAGGACGTCGGGCCCTACGGCGGCATCTTCGGCTCCACCACGGGGCTCTTCGAGGAGTTCGGCCCGTCGCGGATCATCGACACCCCGATCTCGGAGACGGCCTTCATCGGTCTGGGGATCGGCGCCGCCGTCGAGGGCATGCGCCCGATCGTCGAGCTGATGTTCGCCGACTTCATGGGCGTCTGCCTGGACCAGATCTACAACCACATGGCCAAGATCCACTTCGAGTCCGGCGGCAACGTGACGGTCCCGATGGTGCTCACCACCGCTGTGGGCGGCGGCTATTCCGACGGCTGCCAGCACTCCCAGACCCTCTGGGGCACCTTCGCCCACCTGCCGGGCATGAAGGTCGTCGTGCCGTCCAACCCCGCCGACGCCAAGGGTCTGATGACCTCGGCGATCCGGGACGACGCGCCCGTCGTCTACATGTTCCACAAGGGCGTCATGGGCCTGCCGTGGATGGCCAAGAACCGCCGCTCGATCGACGTCGTCCCCGAGGGCGAGCACGTCGTGCCGATCGGCAAGGCCGCCGTCGCCCGCGAGGGCGGCGACGTCACGGTCGTCACCCTCTCGCTGTCGGTCCACCACACGCTCGACGTGGCCGAGCAGCTCGAGGGCGAGGGCGTCTCGGTCGAGGTGATCGACCTGCGCTCGCTGGTGCCGCTGGACCGGGAGACCGTGCTGGCGTCCGTGGCGAAGACCGGGCGGCTCGTGGTCGTGGACGAGGACTACCACTCGTTCGGGCTCTCGGGCGAGATCCTGGCCTCGGTCGTCGAGGCCGACCCGGGCCTGCTCAGGGCCGCGCCACGCCGCGTCACCACCCCGGACGCGCCGATCCCCTACGCGCACGGGCTGGAGCAGGCCGTGCTGCCGCTGCACGACCGGATCACGGCCGCGATCCGCGAGGTGCTGGCGTGA